The genomic region CTTCAGCCGTCTTTGGCCaaagcatactcgccacctaGCAGGTGTGCCGGTTACTACAGTCAGTGAAATTCACCAATATAAAAACATTCATGCAGGCCGATTATGGCATGCAGGCagggatgataaactgtttttttgtttttgttttttgtttttgttttttattttggggCCTAAATCGGTAATTAAATGCAAATCCTTTGTGCCCTGAGCACCAATTCGTGCTCAAAATACTTACCAAGTTCATaccaaagtggagttggacatggCCCATACGCACTTGTGCTGTGTGCTTTAGGCCATCTACCATAGATCGTCAAGATCCCAGAGTGGAAGGTCACAACCCTGTGATTTACAGCAATTGTTGTCAGCAAACATAAAAAAGGATCAATTTTACAATGGATACCAAAAATGTCAGGTGCACCGTGAGGCATTTCTAATCACTGATTCCAGCAGCGTTTTGTTCTGAGTCACAACCAATCCAACCAACAACCTCAGATACCTCAATTTGGATTCTTAATTTTTGGCCTGTATTTTTGGTCCTCTCTGTTATAAAGTACAAAAGCAGCATGCACAGCATACTGACATTATTGATATAAATGAAAAGCAGGTCAGTTATACAGCTAAAAATGCATTCAGTGTCTTAGACCACTGTTTGGATTTTTGCTTAATAAGCAGCATCGATGGAACAAAAAGCTAAACTGACTTTTGATTTCATAGTTAGAAGCTTCTATTAGATCTGCCACAGGTTTGCCTTTTTTGTTAATATTCACACACTTTgatttatattttttaaaaatgaaatattaAAGGAGGCCACAAGAACATACCGCTTCCTGTGTTTACATAACGCTCTGTCGCGTGATATTCTAATGCAGTCGTATACAAGATGCTCGAAGAACTGATTGATGCAATAACCGCATGCATCGACATAGACACTGCTTCATACTCTGCTTTCAGTTTCATTTTGCCTCTTCACACCATCAGAAGAATGTAAGTACAGCATATAAGTGAAGTGTAGATAACTACAAGGTTGGTGTGCTTTTTTACATCATTGTAGTGCAATCCAAAACTTGTAATGCTacctttttcctttttgtttgtgtagtttttcttacatatcgtcaccttcctaaaataatggcctaagtcatattctccaaaacatgacttaggccattattttaggaaggtgacgatatgccGCAACATAATGATTCCTTTATCATTGTTTTAGTACATTGCAAATTGAAGGATATCCACCTCCATAATTCTGCAGATTCTGGTTTTGATCAAAATTCATTTGCTTTCTCCTTTGCTTATACAGACAAAATATTGTTGGAGATATGTCTTTCCAAGCAGATGTCTGGCAAGACTGGTTAAAATTACTTGTATTTCAAACCACCTCACTCAGTTCACATAATGTATACACAGTAAAATGTGTATGGCGTGACCTAACTGGTTGCAGCAGATGGCTCCTCCATACAGTGTGtttctgcttgacgtttcttcctgtGTAAACCCTTGGGTCTATATAAACTTCATAGtgcagagtgtgtgtgtatatatatatatatatatatacacacacagtgaggtagataagtatttgatccactgtcaagttTGCTggctttcccacctacaaagaatggagagatctgtcATTTTTGTTGTAGTTAcagttcaactgtgagagacagaatctaaaaaaattctgaaaatcacattatttgatttttaaataattaatttgcattttgttgcatgaaataagtatttgatacaatagaaaaacagacctgaatatttggtacagaaacctttgtttccagttacagaggtcagacatttcctgtagctcTTGACCAAAGTGcaaagggattttggtccactcctccatacagatcttcttcagatctttcaggttttgagtttcagctccctccaaagattttctattgcgttcaggtctggagactggctcggccactccaggaccttgaaatgcttctcacGGAGtaactccttagttgtcctggctgtttgtttcaggtcattgtcgtgctggaagacccagccacaacccatcttcaacaCTCTAAGGGAAggagtttgccaaaatctcacgatacatgaccccatccatcctcccttcaatacagtgcagtcgtcctgtcccttttgcagaaaagcacccccaaaaattatgtttctgcccccatgcttcacggttgggacggtgtttttggggttgttctcatctgaccacatgaacttctcccatgcctcttctggatcatccagatagtcactggtgaacttcaaacaggcctggacatgtgctggtgtgagcagggggaccttgctgccctgctggattttaaaccatgacagcatcatgtgttactaatgtaatctttgcaatggtggtcccagctttcttcaggtcattgaccaggtcctccagtgtagttctgggctgattcctgacctttttcagaatcattcttaccccacgaggcgagatcttgcatggagccccagactggggaagattgtgtttcttccattttctaataattgcgccaacagttgttgccttctcaccaagctgcttggctatTAGCCCATCCTAGTAGTCCATCCCAGcaatgtgcaggtctacagttttgtccctggtgttcttagacagctctttggtcttggccatggtggataggttgaagtgtgattgactgagtgtgtggacaggtgtcttttatacaggtaatgagttcaaacaggtgcaattaaaataggtaaagagtgcagaataggagggcttcttaaagaaaaactaacaggtctgtgagagccagaattcttgttggttggtcagtgatcaaatacttatttcatgcaataaaatgaaaataaattatttaaaagtcatacaatgtgattttctgaattttgcaaggtgggaaaacttgctacacacacacacatatatatatatatatatatatatatatatatatatatatatacttgattTACTCTAATGTTAGATCAAGACAATTGATATGTATGGTCATATTGCTAGTTGGACACAAGTACATTTAATTTGAGATACTGTCTTAATTTGTTCAACCAGAACCTGTTTTTGACAGATGCATACTTCATTTGACTCATTCTTTGGTTCAGCCACAAGAATCAGCATTaacctgttgtaatttttttgttttgtttttaattttcccATTCCATTGTATCATTTTTTACAGGTATCCACAGCATCTTCCAACTTGTTTGATCCATCACATCACAGAAACATTGTTTTAGGTCATTGTAAGCAATTTCCTGCTCAGATGTCCTCCCTGCTACAGGATTCAAACACTACAGTTTCCACTGAAAATCAGTCTGCAGATTTAATAAACAGTAGCATTACTGATGACCCCAATAAAACCCAAAGTGAATTTGCATTGTCCAGTCAAGGTTGTTCACAACTCGAAAGTGATGAAAGACTGTTGAGTCCTCAACAAAATACAGAGTTACCCTCACCTCAAACAAAGGCATTGACTCTGGACTTACTGAGTCAAACATCAGAAGACACCCCATATAATGAGACTGTCATACCCGAGTCCTATCCAGTATTGCCAGGGTCAAGGTCCCCTCAACTTGAACAGTTTATACAAGATACCCTCAACCCAACTTTGTCAGAATCCAGTGATGAAAGCCCTGAAGCGGGAGATGGTTACTTTAAAATGGTGAAGCCTTCCACTTTTGAAGCTCTTCCACCTGAAAAGCTTTCTCCTACAGAAGATACAAGTATCCTCAGGGAGAGTGTGCCATCTCTTACAGCGTGTACGGAAGATACTAATCAAACAGATGTAGGAGTCACAACACCTGCACTTTTCCAGGAATCCATTCAAACAGGACCTGAAGTAGTCCCAGTTCCTCTGGATCAAACAAAAGCCTTTGAGGTGAAAGATAATTTATCTATCTGTATATCGTCAACTGAATTTCTTAATACCCCAAAAACCAATCAAAGCCCAGATTGCAATAAGGAACTCTCATTCGACTCAAGTTTTACCTTTAATGTAACTCACGATAGtaaatatgatgatgatgatcatcatcatcatgatgcTGCAGAGACATGCTCTTCATCGTCTTTGTCCAAAGTATCTGCAAAGAGTCACATGGCTGAGGAACATGATGCAGATCTTAGAGAGGAAGGGTCTACAACTGGCATTCATCAAGAATTGCATGAATCAAACAGATCATCCGAGGGTGTGGAAGAAGAAACCTCAGTGAAAAGTCTCCAAGATCAGCTTCCGTATATGTTTGGTGACATTTCATTGGAATCCCTTCAGACTGAGGATTCTTGTTCTCAGTCTCTTTCTGACTTGACTCCAGAAACGGTTACATCAGCAAAGCATTTCAGCTTTGGAGAACCAATACCCTACCCTGGTGCTGAGAATTATGACCCCTTCTGGGATGAGGACAGGACAGCAACAACACAGCATTCAGGAGAATATCTGACTGTAATCAGTGAGACTTTTGCCTCTGAGTCCTCTGAATTGGAACCCAGAGCAGAAGGGTCATCATCCACCTCTGATGAGGACTACTGCATCCCACCTGGGTATGAGGAGATCTCTGTGAACTACAACCTAAGGCCTTCACAGGCTACAGAGGTTgttcacagtgacacagacagccCAGTATTTGAATATTCAGACCCAGAGTCTTACTTTGACTGCAAACAGGGTGCATCAGATTTCTCAGAGGTCGAGCCTGATGAGCCAAAGACAGAAACCAGATCAAGTGGAGATCAACTTCAGGGTCATTCCATCCACACTGAAGAGAACAATAAGATGACTGAGAAAAGCCTGCTGTCCTCTGGAAGCGAAGATTATGAAGATGCACCTTATATCCAAGACCAGTCTCAGAACTTTCATAAAGAGAGCGAAGAAGAATCAGTTCACTCTTCGGGAGCATCTGATGAAGAGTTCAGCCTGTGTGAGGCCTCGCAGCTGCTTCCcgactgtgaggcagcagcagcaTGTACAGATGATAATAACTCTCTAGCAAGGGTAAGATGGGATTTGGTGAACCACCTCAGCCAGTGCTGTGATTAAACAAGTACCATATTTGCTTCAAAGAGGAATGACTGCTCTTCAGTAAACCCATGGCCACATGGCTGAATTTGAAAAGTCCTTCTATCCCCCATTTTACTTTCTTGACAGAAATAATCACTCCTCACATGTCGCatgttgctttgttttgtgtcACACAGGCTGAGTTTCCCTCACACCAAAAATGAGTTGTTTTCATCACCAAGAAGAATGTGAACTTTTTAACAAGCATGGAGTGCTTCATGGGTTTTTTTTCCCGCCAAATTGCAGGCTGCCATGTTGTACTTTCCATTTTCCAGTCCAAAATTCACCATATGTAAACGATCTTAATGGAAAGTGCACCAAAGCACTCTGCTTATTGCTTGCTTTGCTGCaaaatacacagtagtgttcaaaagttGCCCTTCAAAGTTTCAATGGCTGTGTGTTACCTGATCAGGAGGTCGCTGCAGAACTTGAAGCAGTTTCTGAAAGTTCTGATGAGGAGTTTTTGACCACCAGAATAGTGCGAAGGAGAATTGTCATTCAGGTATCATTTTCAGTTCCAGAGTGCAAATTTAATACTGGTTTCAGATCAAATTAAAAGTGTTTTCTGTCTAACAGCCTGCAGACATGACAAATGTGTGCCTGAGGACTAATTTAGGGGTTTGTAGGAAAACTCCCACATAACCTGCATCAATTTGCTGAGCCTCATGGAGATGTTTGGAGCTGCTGTGTGCACTTTATTTGACCACATGATGATTTTTCCCAAAGAATGCAAGTTTATATCCTGAATCCCAATGTCTCCCTTTACCTCACTGAACAAGTTTTGCATCCTGTTTTGTTGCAGATTAAAGCATTTGTTTTGTGATTCAAAGAACTAAATGTTATGGTAACCATCATTCTTGAGCAGGTTtgtccttttttctctcttttcttttaTAGGCTGACCAAATGCCAGACTTTCCTGACCAATCAGTGACAGAAGAAAAGTACAAAGATGAAAATGGACATTTTGTTGTCAAAAGGGTAAAGTATGATCCTATACTTGCAGGGACTCTGTGTTTGGAAGGGTTGTAGAAACCAGTGACTTAGTCACCTTTGTTGGCATGGAAAGTTTTGCTGATTTTTACAGATGATGCTTTGATCTTTGCGGAGTccgtggataccctgattgcagcacttgagaagctgactgAGTGattagagtgtctgggtttgcatttttttaaatcaagacaaAGAccgaggctttcaatgacttcctggacttgaccATCAGAAGCGTATCTGTAGGTGGCGAAAAAACTTATGTGTAGTGACATTTTTGCGTCTGTGACTTAAAccgatgactagatgtctttggtaccaggtctctttggagcatccttgagtaccactggaatgactttgtgtcaaacgaaaGCCTACTTAGGGACACTCAGATGAGGAGAATCActggcattgtgagggaacatcagctataaaATTTTGACAATGTGGCACGTTGCCTCAGTGTCTCAGTGCCAAGGACCCTGGCGGTCACGCAGACTTTTGAAACatggagatggaccagttgtctgcttgactggttgccatccaggaccgtaGGTAGtgatgtggtgtggtggatgcagtgacatgTGACATCAGCACATGTCCCTGATATGACCTAATGGATTTTTAGCTTCTCAAAGCAAATAAGATTTTGTTCCATCACAGCTCCAGTCCATTGATTGTTTTCTGAAACAGCATTTCTCTCTGCAGAATTTCTTTTGACAGCATGATCTCTTGCAGATTACCCGTAAAGTTATCCGCAAGTGTGTTTCCGCTGATGGTGCGGAGCGTGTGGAGGTGTCGTCAGAAGGAGCTTGGCAGGAGTCAAGCGGTACGTCGACAGAAGATGGTTACTCGAAGGTGGTGAAGCGGACTGTGCTGAAGAGTGAGGGAGACCACACAGAGGTACGGGCATTTGTAATAATATTAtgaataatattaatattattataatattatgaATAATAATATGAAAATTATGAAATGGTGAACAGATGAACTCAGAAGGGGTTTTTTCAATGTAGGTAACATTTGATGAATGTGAGAGTCTCTCGGCGCCGCAGCAGGGAGCAGCTGGGAGTAGTAGGTTCAGTCTGGTAGAAAGGACAACGGTGGTGGACGGTGAAAGGACAATGACACACCAAGGTGACCCTTCTTTGGCCCCTGACCTTCCTTCAGCTCAAGATGACTTCAAACAGGTTTGTTCCCATGACCATCTGCCCTAACCCAGGAGATTCAGCCTGCTTAGTCTCCATATGTGAGCAGATAATAACACTTGATGTGCATACACAGACCGTAATGGAAGTCTAGCTTTTGTTTTCAGTGTTAAGTGAGTTTGCTTTGTTGAAAATGTTCTCTCCTTTCCATCGGCACTAGGCACTGGGttatataaatgttttaaacacaGAAGGCCTCCTTCATGTGGTAGAGAGAGAGACTGTCAAAGAAGATGGAACTGTGGTCAGGAGGTTTGTGTAAAAGtggctttgtgtgtgtgcactctTAACCCAAATTAGTTTTTACTAGAAAATTGGATGGAAACCCGTTGCCTTAAACCACTTTTGTTTTTCCACAAGCTAAAACTAATCAGATTAAAGTGTATAAACACATCACAGTAGTAGCTGTTACTCAAAATCATTAGTTCACATAAATAATTTCTCATTAgtgtataaaataactattttaagttaaacatacataaacatttataacaaataacataataaacataattaatAATCACTACTTAAAACAATTAGTTAATATAAGTAATGTATTTTcttgtaatttaattaattatacCATGTTGATTTTGAGATTATAATAAGTTGTTTCAACAAAAGTGTATAGAAGGGAAGGAATTAAAGAATACTGTGGCAAGCAGCGTGGAAAAACGGGATACTCTGAGattttctgcactctgccacaAGGAGGTGCTGTTTTATTTTCAACCCCAACAACACAGAAAGTGGTGGAAAGCATCAACCGCAgtgcacttttcacttatggtggcaacagaacacttaactaaacttgactaacCCAATTGAAGTATTcaacacaataaattaataacactaaccacactattaaactaacatgaaacacaataacaacacttaTAACTCCCAAACCCCCatactcccatgatgcactgcggcATAACAATTCACAGTCTTAGCGACCAGCCTGGCAATCGCTGCATTACATTTAAATGTTCCaaagacttttatttaaaaaaaacattacaaaggAACACTTCATGAACACCTTGTCAACCAAATGAcaagtaaaaacaggaaaaatccAAAATTCCAAGAAGGACTCTGAACACATGGCGTTTAACAATACCTGCCATATTGTGAACAGGAAAAATACTGACATGCTTTAAAACTGTACTGTAAAAAATATGACAAATGTTGACTTAAAAAAAAGGCAAAGTGACACATTATATAAtagaatagattttaagttctacaattttgtttaaaaggtattgaatacattaactaaacctaaacaaaaaaaattaagtgcatgttaataaaagcaacagttgaaatgtgtttgatttagtaatagcacaccAAATGATGTTATATTGCCCAAAAATAACTTTAGCTAACGTGTTGTCACTGGACCAGTCTTTGGGCTAAACTAATTTCCAGAAAGTTAGCAACAACTAACTAACTTGAAGCCAAAATTCCACTTTCTTTAAGTCAGTGTTTCTTTCAAAAACCCATAGCTGCAGTGGCCAAGTGTACATGGCattgagcagagaacacaaaaaagCAGCACTTAAAAACTAAGCTAATTTCAGTATTTAGCTAGCTTGTTGTCACCGAACCATCTTTTGACCAGAAAGTTAAACAATAAAGTAAAAAATCCACAGCTTTTGAATTTGAGCTCAGCAAGCCATGAGCAACAGAAGCAGGAGTATGAGTGGTGTCTTCACACTGGACACGCCCACACCGGTTGCTAGGTAGAATTTCAAATGGCCCTTCCCCTCCCTTACTTAAGACAAAAAGTTAACTCTACTTAACATGATCATTGCACTGAAAATTTCAGTTGAATAGTGCAATTAAGTAATGAGAATGTTTTGTTGCAAAACATGAAAGAATATGAGATATGCtatatctcacagtggagaaattatgtttacactccaattacctcagacagcaattagtccacaattattacttgtttaccgtaataatggcacacatcagaattaaagacagcacatacaaatttgacattgtttatgtgcactaaatttgaagaagtccgttatccaaattgaggcaagtgggtgaaggtctcgcAGCAACCCTGTGTcgtgccaccgtcagcttggggggggtgcctgccgcagctaaaaccgcaccgcccctgcagaagggaagggatgatatgagcagaagccggagtggggtgtgtgtgagatggggggtaggaggggggtggggagagggagtggagcatgcttcagtcctgtgaaacagtttattgtctttgtgagttgagataagaaacagccaaatgttcaccaaggccgaagacattcctctggaggaaaacagcagggcaatttgtccttcaggctgataagcctgccgtgttgtggtttgatcagtgaaaaacactttttacagcttcacttgaacaaccaaatcccaattatgaattaagaatattcccaattatgaattaagaatattccccggcctccgaaatctttatcttcatctgcaaggcacgcatgtgctccaagatgtcatccagtttGCGTCAGAGTTCaggagtcatcgcagtctgagaatgcactgccttgcccacctcgttaatcatgacaaacaagcgaggggccgtggttcttgatgccgccgtcttgccagttttccagtaggtcagggtagcccataagccagaaagtaccagccctgctaccataaaaccaaatatgaataaatcctcgacgtcttccacagagaatgGTGCAAAGCATGCAAACATGccacgacccccaggagtcgagaacatagcccacaggatacgttccatctgggcaggtgggatccccggtcctgaccttcttgtagaaaagatggtgtcaatagcgttcagagaccagctgatcaattccatggttaatccaatagtagtccaatagatccagtatccaatataatttgaggaattcacagtctggtgaaataaggacttgaaggttaaggcagagataagggagagtggaggagatgcgaccgccctcatcggagtcctAAGCTGAAAGCTGATCACACAAAAAgtttaagttaaaacaaaatccgggtttacagtgtgtgtgtgtaaacctaTGATGGTCTCTAATATGGACTAATTCACATGGTTACATCATTGTTTTCTCAAAGATTATACATAGCACACACAATGACATGCACTCGATAGCAGAAGCTGCCAGCTGCTGTGGACTCGACCATGTTTGTCCTTtctaaacattcattcattcactaattccagttaagggtcacggggagctggagcctatcccagcattgggggagaggcggggtacagcctggataggacgccagtctatcgcagggc from Thalassophryne amazonica chromosome 15, fThaAma1.1, whole genome shotgun sequence harbors:
- the LOC117525509 gene encoding uncharacterized protein LOC117525509 isoform X1 codes for the protein MTRSQDLLSNNMKRNARREDKSSMSLVSVSTASSNLFDPSHHRNIVLGHCKQFPAQMSSLLQDSNTTVSTENQSADLINSSITDDPNKTQSEFALSSQGCSQLESDERLLSPQQNTELPSPQTKALTLDLLSQTSEDTPYNETVIPESYPVLPGSRSPQLEQFIQDTLNPTLSESSDESPEAGDGYFKMVKPSTFEALPPEKLSPTEDTSILRESVPSLTACTEDTNQTDVGVTTPALFQESIQTGPEVVPVPLDQTKAFEVKDNLSICISSTEFLNTPKTNQSPDCNKELSFDSSFTFNVTHDSKYDDDDHHHHDAAETCSSSSLSKVSAKSHMAEEHDADLREEGSTTGIHQELHESNRSSEGVEEETSVKSLQDQLPYMFGDISLESLQTEDSCSQSLSDLTPETVTSAKHFSFGEPIPYPGAENYDPFWDEDRTATTQHSGEYLTVISETFASESSELEPRAEGSSSTSDEDYCIPPGYEEISVNYNLRPSQATEVVHSDTDSPVFEYSDPESYFDCKQGASDFSEVEPDEPKTETRSSGDQLQGHSIHTEENNKMTEKSLLSSGSEDYEDAPYIQDQSQNFHKESEEESVHSSGASDEEFSLCEASQLLPDCEAAAACTDDNNSLARVRWDLVNHLSQCCD
- the LOC117525509 gene encoding uncharacterized protein LOC117525509 isoform X2: MTRSQDLLSNNMKRNARREDKSSMSLVSVSTASSNLFDPSHHRNIVLGHCKQFPAQMSSLLQDSNTTVSTENQSADLINSSITDDPNKTQSEFALSSQGCSQLESDERLLSPQQNTELPSPQTKALTLDLLSQTSEDTPYNETVIPESYPVLPGSRSPQLEQFIQDTLNPTLSESSDESPEAGDGYFKMVKPSTFEALPPEKLSPTEDTSILRESVPSLTACTEDTNQTDVGVTTPALFQESIQTGPEVVPVPLDQTKAFEVKDNLSICISSTEFLNTPKTNQSPDCNKELSFDSSFTFNVTHDSKYDDDDHHHHDAAETCSSSSLSKVSAKSHMAEEHDADLREEGSTTGIHQELHESNRSSEGVEEETSVKSLQDQLPYMFGDISLESLQTEDSCSQSLSDLTPETVTSAKHFSFGEPIPYPGAENYDPFWDEDRTATTQHSGEYLTVISETFASESSELEPRAEGSSSTSDEDYCIPPGYEEISVNYNLRPSQATEVVHSDTDSPVFEYSDPESYFDCKQGASDFSEVEPDEPKTETRSSGDQLQGHSIHTEENNKMTEKSLLSSGSEDYEDAPYIQDQSQNFHKESEEESVHSSGASDEEFSL